Proteins encoded together in one Prunus dulcis chromosome 3, ALMONDv2, whole genome shotgun sequence window:
- the LOC117621264 gene encoding UPF0481 protein At3g47200-like, with protein MAANNVRNENEILASSIQAKLHQQSPSRAHHCIFRIPHVLLKGKEEVYVPHLLSIGPFQRGLQFQAMEVIKSWYLHCLLDRKPTPTTGLEDFVGAIRDMEQDCRDCYEENIDLTSDEFVEMMVVDGCFIIELFRKFSGEVLIKDDDPVFHRPWMEPILINDLLLLENQLPWKVIDRLFDLTRESNAGNRYSLSELTLEYFEGYTLRMRDWQHVREALEGKHLLDLVKNSLLSSRAQPSRAQSSRAQPSRAQHLGRTSSLRMPSVTELEKSGIIFIRGTGPDMFNITFKNGVMRIPQIRIHKNGESLFRNLVAYEQCETASIITSYAALLEQLITSDKDVECLAKCGITENVSGYDISLVFSSLSNDVRPRNCCYWRLYRDVNDHCLIPFNRFKGEFRTYFKNPFQFTNFAYAVVLVTVLTLIQTVYSILSYIKPQQ; from the coding sequence ATGGCTGCAAATAAtgtgagaaatgaaaatgaaatattagCGTCCTCAATTCAAGCAAAACTTCACCAGCAGTCTCCATCACGAGCTCATCATTGCATATTTAGAATCCCTCATGTGCTGCTTAAGGGTAAAGAAGAAGTGTATGTTCCACATTTACTTTCAATTGGACCATTTCAGCGTGGATTGCAGTTCCAAGCCATGGAAGTGATTAAATCGTGGTATTTGCATTGCCTTCTTGATCGAAAACCAACTCCAACTACTGGCTTAGAGGATTTTGTCGGAGCCATTAGAGATATGGAACAAGATTGTCGCGATTGCTATGAAGAAAATATTGATCTAACCAGTGATGAATTTGTAGAAATGATGGTGGTCGATGGTTGCTTTATCATTGAGCTCTTCCGCAAGTTTTCAGGAGAGGTGCTAATCAAGGACGACGATCCTGTGTTCCATAGGCCATGGATGGAACCGATCCTCATAAATGACTTGCTTCTACTTGAAAACCAGCTTCCTTGGAAAGTTATTGACCGTTTGTTTGACCTCACACGGGAAAGTAATGCCGGTAATAGGTATTCACTTTCCGAGCTTACTCTAGAATACTTTGAAGGGTACACCTTGAGGATGCGGGACTGGCAACACGTCCGTGAAGCATTGGAAGGCAAGCATTTGCTTGACTTGGTAAAAAACTCTTTGCTCTCATCACGTGCACAACCATCACGTGCACAATCATCACGTGCACAACCATCACGTGCACAACACTTAGGTCGGACTTCTTCTTTGCGTATGCCCTCTGTGACAGAACTTGAAAAGTCAGGAATTATATTTATACGTGGAACTGGACCGGACATGTTCAATATAACCTTCAAAAATGGAGTGATGAGAATTCCACAGATAAGAATTCATAAGAATGGAGAATCTCTGTTTAGAAATCTCGTCGCGTATGAACAGTGTGAAACAGCCAGTATAATTACCTCTTATGCTGCGTTGTTGGAGCAACTTATTACGTCTGACAAAGATGTAGAGTGTCTCGCTAAGTGTGGAATTACAGAAAACGTTTCGGGCTACGACATATCCTTGGTTTTTAGTAGTCTTTCCAATGATGTTAGGCCGCGCAATTGTTGTTACTGGAGACTCTATCGGGATGTGAACGACCATTGTTTGATTCCATTCAACCGCTTTAAAGGAGAGTTTCgtacatattttaaaaatccgTTCCAATTCACGAATTTTGCGTATGCTGTCGTCTTAGTTACAGTATTGACCTTGATACAAACAGTTTACTCCATTCTGTCTTACATAAAGCCGCAGCAGTAA